The sequence below is a genomic window from Ipomoea triloba cultivar NCNSP0323 chromosome 10, ASM357664v1.
CCGCCATACactctgagggaaaatgcaccattctcATTTCCTCggcgtgacttagaatcacgctaaccgggtgagtAAGAGGTGTTAAGTGTCGCGGTGGGGCGAGCCGAGGCCTTTCTTGAACTTTCCCCTTCGTTGTGGATAATTGGTTTGGGTGTGGTGCGTGGTTGGTCGGACCAACTTTGTCAGGTCGCCCACTCTTCCTGCCCTcttcctcatctttcttctttctatcaGTCTCCTCGGCCTCAGCATAGCGGTTTGCTATCCTCATTAGCTCCTCATAGGAGCGTAGATGGTGAGTGTtcagctgtctatgaaaattgcCTGATCTCAATGCATGGATGAACATGAGGATTGCCACCTTAGAATCGAAGTTGCACACATTGTTGACTTCCgtcttccatttgcttaagaaatttcttaagcTTTCGCCCATGTCCTGTTTTACTCCGTAGAGATGTGAAAATGGTTTTTTATGTTGTATATGCCTAGAGAAATAAGTCAAGAAATGTTTGGACAACTCCGCAAAGTTTTGGATCGAACCATCCGGAATCGTGTTGAACCAATCTTGGGCGGTTCCATCCAGAGTGGTCAAAAATGCTCTGCACATTATGGCGTTGCCTGCCCCGGTCATTACCATGGTTGCCTTGTACCTTGTCATGTGGACACGCAGGTCAGAAGtcccagtgtaggccttgatggtgggcaACCTAAAATCCCTTGGGAGGGGCGCATCCATTATACTAGGAGAAAATGGAGCGACCATCCTCAGTTCAGGTTCTGGTGaatgttctcttgcttctacccTTCTCTCGAGCTCTTCTATCtgtttttgaagtttttccACCACTTCCTTCTGCATGTTTGGGGTTTGCTTGAGTGTCGTGGGCTGACACGAAGTTGGCCCCCTAGACTCACCCATCCCTTCCATCTGGTGCGACTGCTTACCTTGTTGTGGACCCTTGGTCCTTTTGGTCTTCGGTTGTGCCCACAACTTTGGCTGGATAGCAGCCTTTTCACCCTACCGTCCCATGGCGGGCATAGAAACGGTCGGCCGACGAGTTGCACCATGATACAGATGCTGGGTCCTCTTTCTCCAGCactggtgcgccccaaggtgatacgctcggtctaataaatcccttctccagCAACTCTTCCAATTGTGCCTTcagctcctccatctctttgggtgcCATCCGATAAGGCGCTCTtgagataggtgaggttcctggtacaagatcgatggtgaattccacttccctttctggtggcatctcggtgagatcgtcggggaatacgtcaggaaattcgcgtacAATTGGAATTCGATCCATCTCGAGTTCTTCTACTTCGGCGTCTTGCACCAAGCAGAGATATGCTTCGCATCCCTGGCGAACAcacttctttaatttctgcatCGTCAACAACCTTGACTCGGGTTGCTTGCCAATTCCTCGATAGGATATTCTTCTTCCCTTTGGTCCTTGCAGTACAAtttttcgctcattacacacgatccgagctttgtacttatccaaccaatccatcccgagtactacGTCGATGCCTTCAAGTTCGAAACGAATGAGATTCCCGGGACAGTtaaatcccgctatttctattgcaacATCGTCATAACCATCCTTACAGGATACTACTACTCCCGAAGCCGTTGTGACATTGAGATCTAACTTAACCGTAGGTcttaactttagtttatcagcgaacgcagaggatataaatgaattggtagccccagtatcaaataggactaatccaagtacggagtttatggggaatgtaccagttacggcgtcgctagcctgagcctgagcgctattgacgacgtaaatcctgccttgtcTCTCTCCGCTGTTTTCTCCCATCACCTGCTTTCCCTTGTGATTGGAACCAGGCGTAACGTTCGCCGAATTCCCAGGTTGGAAGTTGGTCCTCTTGTCTTCGGCTCTCGCGGAATTCCAGCCGGCATTCCCATTGAATCTCCTTCCCTGATTCGCATTCTGCAGAGGCTTTTGGGGACTGTCTTCTTGATTTCGGCACTGAGCAGCTTTGTGCCCCAAAAGACCACACCTGTAACATTTGATTTTTATCCCTTGACAGTTTACTCCGGGGTGATCCCTCCCACATCTTGGGCAAGCAGAACGGTTCCCCTGATTGACTCCTCCTCTTCCTTGCACTGGATTGAAGCTGCCTTGGTTGGCCTTCTTGTTTCCTGCCGGAAACTTCCGAGCCTTGTCTTCAGCTTTCCTCTTATTTCGGCCGTAGACTTCCTGCTGGTCAAGGTAtacttgataatgatccgaagctctgtcatatgcctctttcaaggtagagcacatgaaaGGTGCGATCATTCCCCTTATACTCCAGTCCAATCCCCGAACAAATCTCCTCGCCTTACTCGCCTCATCCGGTACGATTTCTTGGGCAAATCGCATCAGCTCAACGTACTGATCATAGTATTCCTGAACGGTCGCTCCCTTCTGTTTCAATCGTAGAAACTCTTCTCACTTAATCCCTTTGATACGTTCGGTGTAGAACTGTTCCCTCAATTccaccttgaattcttcccaaccaaagGCTGGGTCTTGCAGGAGATTAGGTCCGACCGTcgcccaccagttgtctgcagcTTTCGTCAGGTAATAGACTGCCGAGGATACTCGTTGGTTCGCAGGGCAATTCACTGCGTTGAGTAGTTTATCGAAGGTTCGGATCCACTCCTCCAAAACTACCGGATCCTTTTCACCTGCGTAGTACGGTGGCTGTCGGCTGGCTATCGCCTTAGCATAATCCACTCTCGGCTGTCCCTGGTTTTGGTTTTGACCTTGCTGAGCTAGCATCAACTCAGCCATTCGATCTATCGCAGAGAGGTTATTGTCGCTACCCACAGGCGCATTTCGTCTCGGCGGCATCTTTGCTGGATGATAATCCCAAGTTAGTACTCGAGGTATGAAAGTCCTCTCGGaattagctagttaggcagttagtatagcacccactcaagtcctatacagTTCTTCCTAACATTCACCTTTATCGCACTCACTAAGCAAGAGTCTCAACAtagtataatattaatcaaCGCATTACGCTAGCATGCTCACCCACAACAGCTTAAGCAAACGCATGCAAGAAAACACAGATAGTGGTCATATTATTCAACGaccagaatcgtaagattctgCGGAGTAAAAAGTGAAATACCCCCTTCTTATGCCACCTGGCTTCCATTCCAGCTCTGCTCTGAACTTGTACTCGCCGAACTGTAACAATGACTTAGattggtcttaacgaacctaagctgactctGAAACTTGGTTAACTCAAAACTAGAGCTGACTAAAAGTTTGATTTAGGATTCTGactcgaaacagggctctgataccaacttgtaacaccccgactcggctataccgaacaaccggagtagttaccgccacacctagactaaacccaatctcattcagataggattcatcctagatgcacaggctaaaggtaAGAATACTGCACAACATCAACATAACCATCAAAAACAAATGCAATTCCATAACATCGGTTAAGTGTAGCTAAACGAGCTACCAAAAGAACCAAGGTTTAAAAGTACAACCCATCAGAAGAGTTTAGTTAGGCCCGGCCTGGACAGTCATACCCATCAGAAGAGTTTAGTTAGGCCCGGCCTGGACAGTCATTCTAGAATTAGCACCTGCGTTAGGCCCGGCCTGGACAGTCATTCTAGAATTAGCACCTGCTACAAAAGATATCTGGACAGTCATTCTAGAATTAGCACctgctacaaaagatatatgtgCACAAAAGAACTGACTAGACTCCCCACTCTAGACgctacctagtctaacgagtggtacactggGCCCGTGTATGTGCCCCAGACAActtgccactcaccctcgaaccacatgatgtggtccagaaaccGACACGTGTTCatgtacatcatccactcgtcgTGGTAGTCCGGGGGACTCGgatcccacgggtaaggatagTGGACCACAAACTCGAGGGGGTTGCTACCAGGAAGGatctctatggggtagaacccatagctgGCTTGGAGGGCGTCAAAGGGACACATCGGCTCGACGGGGACGGGGGACCAAACTGGTACCTCCGGTGAGACAGGAGCGGGAGTAGGCTCAAGAGTACAAGTCAGTGTAGGCGGATCAGGTGCGTAGCCCGGGGCGTAGGGGTCTCCGTCAAGAAGGTAGTGAGAATAATCATCATAGTCGAGCACGGGACACTCGAACTCAGAGGGGTCTGAGTCCGGTGGGCTCCAAGAACCTACgctagattccatctgataaaggacacagtgaagtgtagttagcacgatggctaagtaaggaaatccattgtcactcgaaagtaaacaaaggtttcgaaaacaacATAGTATTCAGAaaatgtaagctttacccaacgGTTGCATTCTACCTGCAATCATATTAACAACGAAGCAACACCATATAGTATATAAGTGACATCAGCACATAACACTACCATTTCCAAGAAttcatcatttaattcaaaggAGAGTTTCACAACACATGCTTTGCTGATCAGGACTTACGACCTTTTAttctgcgatctagttacggagtaactagattttataattattaaaaacactcaataatttcacaactcctttttcctctcagcgaatagacttcgctctgcagtatgaattaatcatacaaaaacatctcactaattctctcagcgaatagacttcgctccaaaaacatctcactaattctctcagcgaatagacttcgctctaaaaacatctcactaattctctcagcgaatagacttcgctcttcAGTATGActcaatcatacaaagacatctcattattctctcagcgaatagacttcgctcttcAGTATGActcaatcatacaaagacatctcactattctctcagcgaatagacttcgctctgcagtatgaattaatcatacaaagccatctcactattctctcagcgaatagacttcgctctgcagtatgaattaatcatacaaagacatctcactattctctcagcgaatagatttcgctctgcagtatgaattaatcatacaaagacatctcactattctctcagcgaataggcttcgctctacagtatgaattaatcatacaaagacatctccctattctctcagcgaatagacttcgctctacagtatgaattaatcatacaaagacatctcactattctctcagcgaatagatttcgctctgcagtatgaattaatcatacaaagacatctcactattctctcagcgaatagacttcgctctacagtatgaattaatcatacaaaacctcgCAATAACtctttcactcagcgaatagacttcgctctgcagtatgaattaatcatacaaaacctttcaatcttcgctctgcagtatgaattaatcatacaaaaccttTCAATAACTCtctcactcagcgaatagactatACAAAACCTTTCAATAACTCtctcactcagcgaatagactttaCAAAACCTTTCAATAACTCtctcactcagcgaatagactttgctctgcagtatgaattaatcatacaaaacctcgcaataattagtatattcacATGATGACTCAAAATTATCATACTTGCTCAATTTTGTTTCCAACATTCACATATTGGTCAATGATTTTCcaccatgaaaatccaagtaacgagagtcacattatttcttaaaacgCAATTTTCCCAAGTTAAGAAatgtaatgcacaaaaataataatcgagctttcaaaaattcacccggttgcccgtaggctttcaaaacatcataacactcgggattaaaaacaccGGGGAAAAGTTCGGTCAAAAACGAGttgaaaacgagtccgcgtcgcgcggactcgcgactggccgcaccagcggacacacggcggacgcaggcgtccgagccgcgtccgctggttcggcatttctcgccgaaactggacgcccacggacgcgcagcggacgcgcgtccatgccCGCGTCCGGTCTCTCGACCGAGACGCCGAACCATCTTTCCGTAATgggcgcgcggtggacgcgcggcGGACGCGCCTCCACTgtcgcgtccatccgattctgcccacTTTGGGCCGCAAGAACGGGGTTGTGATGACccgatcttccaccattttcacaaatataagcatatatggacctaacacaacatatacatgcataaaataactACGAACATGCATatcaaaatttaccaaaaatcaaagtatagacttttgagccaacttgtagatccataaacttaacacataattttcatataaaattcctagtcacatagtttactagcatttgatcaccttcaagtgactaagcctacttaagggattccttacctctttagaagattttaaaaaccgtaagagttgatgatttcctcctttgagcccttcaccaaagatcctaaacaaaaatcaccataataacaacattttcatgcacctttagtttacacttaagttctaggaagtatttaaccgaacaaaattaaagtcttacctatactagagcacttgagttgaagagatgcttaggagttcttgatcacaaagtgGAAGATTAagtttttccttcttcttctttttcccttaTGATTTTCGAAACTATGGAGTAGGAGAGAGGGGATGATGATGAGTCTTGCTTGATGATTAAgaaacaagtgcaacattcccatacttcttatgacatGCATTAATTACCTccaccatgtggtaattaggagtgccacatgtcaactccctatggtggctcctgaagaacaaaatttactttgccagtttggggttaaatcagatgaaagttcggaggattataacttaattcgggaaaattctaacaccaaattatcctaaaaataatcccgtcaataaccactaaaattgggaatttttttcggtatctcgcgaaatataggtacgaaggtccgtaacaattttacccttacagtccgtttaaattttcacttgaattgactagaagttcaggcttaatcgtatcatacttaataatctaatctctaggaaaattcaaactgtataagcatcctttaaaattttacggttcgtgaccgatacgtaaatcgcagcttattaataactagtctcaaaaaaaaaatctttcgaacaccgagagatcttctcataaatgtcatagcttaaaaaaaatattttcgaaccttaactttgtcggaaaaccgaggggttacatgtTGAGTATAGTGGTGAAGTGTTGAGCACAGTGTTTGTGTTCAATACAATGCTCAATTCAGTGTGTGTTCTAGTCTAGTAAGAATGTCCTCCCTCTGCAAGTGTTGTGAGCGTCTTTTTATCTTCCTCAGCGcagtaatggagcgttaatgcTAAGGTGCTGAGGAGCCGTTaagcattaatgctgaggagatgaggagccgttgagcattaatgctgaggagccgttggagtGAAGTGTTGAACGGCTAGTTTGAACGTCCGTTGTCTTGTCTTCGGGAAGTTgttgatgcccaattatcctgtcagtGATTAATAGGACAAAACTTTATTAATCGGTCgaatctttgacctcattaatcaaagattatACCTGTCTCACGGattggtctcacacaagtttttgccataaaatatataaaaacgaGAAAGGGTTTCTTTAAACCTAAAGTTTAAACCCAAcgaaaaaaggagaagaagggaAATCTGAATCGTGTGATAGTCACACCttccttaaaaccgattcgcCACCTCTCGAGAGTACTAGAAGCATTGTGACATAAGTCTCTCGGAATAAAACGAATTACGACTTTagtgtttgagcactcaaactctAAGCTCGACGAACTAGAACATAAGTTGATCACTCATTTACGGAAGATGTTGTCTGACAATTTTCTCTTTGTAATCAAAGGATGAGAGTTGAGAGAGaacaaaaaattttgagagtttTAAACTGGcgtgaaaaaaaaacaatctgcAAACATCCAAGTTTTTGTATGGAAGAGATGAATAGATAGCATATTAAATGACACTTAGATTCAACATAAAtccaatttaaaattcaataaaaatgtttgaaacggttataactaataaatattttattccttatttaatattactaattatcacacgcgcgttgcgcgattaaaccaatgtccaatgcgtatttttaaattaatgtttttaattggttaaaatagtcatataataatgagagaaaaaaatgctaaattaataaaaatcaaagaaatagtctcgatgcttatatattttaatacaacataacgaaattgtaaatagataaattacaactaaagtaagtagaaacaaataaaccacttacatgggagtaaATGATGTGTattcattgtcacttgtttggacactgCTCCGActatttaaaatccatgtgtaattgtatttgtgataagtactttatagttcgtccggacaggtttgacaatgacatttgagatgatgtaccatttgttggtttgtaaagtgatatcatacattccaatgtcattatcaaacactattgattgaacccgagttccttgcatttagatatagcatttacaatgatgttggtggtgaatgagagcatcttcataataataataatactaataatgataaaaataaaataataataataataatgggagaaattttttactatttacttacagtttcatcctcaaggacgatgagcatatactttttctcaggcgttccaataacgttttttggttcgtttttcctaatgacatgaactgtacaactccaacccacagtttgtgtgttaatatcaattaactttactgcatttgtcatgactaatatccttgtgccatGGGAAATATGtccataaaggatgttatgaaataatataatgggaaccacaagataaattcaaaaaccatagattatgGAGTTAgaagtaactaaaatgtgtagattataaaggaatataatgagaaacacaacattacatacaaggatacaagtatagatgaacagattatacgaTAGATATATTTTACAtgacgatattgaagttataataattaatgagtataccatcattgatttaaaaaaaaaaaattgtaatcattatgagcacaaatacaaataatagaattagcatgataatattttgacaatcatacctatagaatgtcaagtagatgatgtgttgcagaatatgttaggtttagttttaggtgaataccagtgagaaggggaggggtttatatactgttattttgggtagaataatgttttagttaggaatctatacaaaattgtattatagaatccttttaagacttcaatattctaattttaagttaggaatctatacggaattgtattatagaatattgccaatttgtttgaaaactgcaataaagaaacaattgcctaaagaatttaatgttaaactttcgttatatttaacggaatgaatttgataaaattataaaggattaggatatattaggaatttaattggaggttgcacaata
It includes:
- the LOC116033443 gene encoding uncharacterized protein LOC116033443, whose amino-acid sequence is MEGMGESRGPTSCQPTTLKQTPNMQKEVVEKLQKQIEELERRVEAREHSPEPELRMVAPFSPSIMDAPLPRDFRLPTIKAYTGTSDLRVHMTRYKATMVMTGAGNAIMCRAFLTTLDGTAQDWFNTIPDGSIQNFAELSKHFLTYFSRHIQHKKPFSHLYGVKQDMGESLRNFLSKWKTEVNNVCNFDSKVAILMFIHALRSGNFHRQLNTHHLRSYEELMRIANRYAEAEETDRKKKDEEEGRKSGRPDKVGPTNHAPHPNQLSTTKGKVQERPRLAPPRHLTPLTHPVSVILSHAEEMRMVHFPSECMAVSTCEDQTKYCWFHQQVGHDTDECHTLKGQVEELVQSGYFTQFVKYSGHASFLF